Proteins found in one Misgurnus anguillicaudatus chromosome 3, ASM2758022v2, whole genome shotgun sequence genomic segment:
- the rad23aa gene encoding RAD23 homolog A, nucleotide excision repair protein a — protein MQITLKTLQQQTIQIDIDDDQTVKALKEKIEAEKGRDSFPVAGQKLIYAGKILQDDTPIKDYKIDEKNFVVVMVSKTKPSSSSAAPAPTSDPPKTITASSSSSSPPPTPAPAAIPIPVDESSDDPPASVSPARSPDGGMSSVADGEDASSTLVTGQEYDDMLSNIMSMGYEREQVVAALKASYNNPHRAVEYLLNGIPSVPVQETNPAPAQLPTDTPTTEGGENPLEFLRSQPQFQSMRQVIQQNPSLLPALLQQLGQENPELLQQISQHQEQFIQMLNAPVAEGEVVEGAEFADLGAIADETAPGSYIQVTQQEKDAIERLKALGFSEALVVQAYFACEKNENLAANFLLNQNFEDE, from the exons ATGCAGATTACACTGAAGACGCTGCAGCAGCAGACCATTCAAATAGACATCGACGATGACCAGACG GTGAAGGCACTGAAAGAGAAGATTGAGGCTGAGAAAGGCAGAGACAGTTTTCCTGTGGCCGGACAGAAGCTCATTTACGCCGGGAAAATCCTGCAGGATGACACGCCCATCAAAGATTACAAAATCGATGAGAAGAACTTTGTGGTGGTGATGGTGTCAAAG ACGAAGCCTTCATCATCATCAGCAGCGCCCGCCCCAACTTCAGATCCGCCCAAAACTATCACTGcttcctcttcttcctcctcaCCTCCTCCCACTCCGGCCCCTGCTGCAATCCCTATCCCTGTAGACGAGAGTTCGGATGATCCACCTGCATCTGTGTCACCAGCGCGGAGTCCTGATGG TGGTATGAGCTCTGTGGCTGATGGGGAAGATGCTTCTTCAACATTAG TGACGGGTCAAGAGTATGATGACATGCTTTCGAATATCATGTCTATGGGGTATGAAAGAGAGCAGGTCGTGGCCGCGCTCAAGGCCAGTTATAATAACCCTCACCGGGCTGTCGAGTACCTGCTCAAT GGGATTCCTAGCGTCCCCGTGCAGGAGACGAACCCTGCCCCGGCCCAGCTGCCCACTGACACCCCAACAACAGAAGGCGGTGAGAACCCTCTGGAGTTCCTGCGTTCTCAACCACAGTTCCAGAGCATGAGGCAGGTGATCCAGCAGAACCCCTCCCTGCTGCCAGCCCTCCTGCAACAGCTGGGACAGGAAAACCCGGAGCTACTGCAG CAAATCAGTCAACATCAGGAGCAGTTCATTCAGATGCTGAACGCGCCTGTGGCTGAAGGCGAGGTAGTGGAGGGGGCGGAGTTCGCCGATTTGGGTGCCATCGCTGACGAGACGGCACCCGGCAGTTACATTCAAGTGACGCAACAGGAAAAAGATGCTATTGAGAGG TTAAAAGCTCTCGGGTTTTCAGAAGCTCTGGTGGTCCAGGCGTACTTCGCTTGCGAGAAGAACGAGAATCTGGCCGCCAACTTCCTGCTCAATCAGAATTTCGAGGACGAATGA